The DNA window CCTCCTCATTGCCGCCGATGGCGTAGACATAGCGGCCGAACGGCGTGAAGCGCAGCACCGCGCCATAGATCAGGATGGCGCCGAGGAAGAACAGGCCCGGCATCGGGATGACGCCGAACACCAGCGAGCGCAGGATCTCGAAATCGGCGGTGGCGTTGGAGCCGGTATAGACCGGCAGCACCGCATTGTTCTGGCCGGCGGTGAGGCGGGCGATGCCGAGCGCCGTCACCATCATCGCCAGGGTGACGATGAAGGGCTGCAGCCGTCCGGCAACGATGATGAAGCCGTTGAGCGCGCCAAACAGCAAACCGACGCATGGCGCCACCAGCAGCACGCCGAGCACGCCGAATTTCGGCTCGATCTGCGGCAGCAGAAACCACAGGGACAGACTGCACAGGACCACACCGACGACAGCAGGTGTAACCAGGCCGCGAACGCCGTCCAGCCTGATCTCGCGGACGAGATCGGCGCCGGCACGGGATTTTGCGAGGTTCTGGAAGATGAACCGGGTGACGACGAATCCGATGCAAAGCGCCACCAGTGCGACGGTCGGCACGCCCAGCACGACGCCCGGCGTCACGCCCGGAACCGTCAGCAGCATGGCGCAGACCACCGAGCAGATGGCCATCAGCGAGCCGACGGAGAGATCGATGCCGCCGGTGATGATCACCGCCGTCATGCCGGTGGCGATCAGCCCGGTGGTCGACACCTGGCGCAGCACGTCGAGCAGATTGCCGTAGGAGAGGAAGATGTTGTTGCCCTTCGAACTCATCGGCGAGCCCAGCACGCCGATCAGGAAGATGGCGATCAGGCCCCAATAGAGCTTGGTCCGGGACAGGAGTTTCAGGGCAGTCATGCGGCTGGTCTCGATATGGTCCGGCGCGGTGCGGCGAGACGCATGATGGCCTCCTCGCTGGCCGCATCGCGGGAAAGAATGCCTGTCTGGCGGCCATCGGCCATCACCAGGATGCGGTCGGAGAGATGCAAAAGCTCCGGCAGCTCGGAGCTGATGACGGCGATGGCAAGGCCATCGCGCGCCAGCTTGAAGATCAGGTCGTAGATCTCGCGCTTGGCGCCGACATCGATGCCGCGCGTCGGCTCGTCCAGCAACAGCACCCTTGGCCTGGTCGCCAGCCATTTGCCGATGACGACCTTCTGCTGGTTGCCGCCCGACAGCGTGCCGGCGGGCTGGTCGATGTCCCGGCAGCGGATGCCGAGCGCCTTGACCGCCTGCCGCGCCAATCCCTGTTCGCCGGCCAGCGAGCGGATGCCGAAGCGCGCCAGCGATCCGACCAGCGGCAGCGCGACATTGTCCGTGATCGACGCCTGCAGATGCAGGCCTTGTGTCTTGCGGTCCTCGGTGACCAATGCGATGCCCAACCGCCTTGCATCGCGAGGCGAACGGATATCCACGGGCCGGCCGTCGACCTGGATTTCGCCACCGGTACGGCCATCGCTCGAGCCGAAGATCGCTTCCAGGATTTCGGTACGGCCCGAACCGAGCAGCCCGCCAATGCCGAGGATTTCTCCGGCGGCAAGATCGAAGCCGACGCCGTCGATCACCGTGCGCCAGCCATGCGCATCAGGCTTCGACAGCGACAGGTTCTCGACCGAAAGCACGATCTTGCCGCCGGAGTGGCGCTCTTCCTGGCGGGAAGCGAGCAGGTTTCGTCCGACCATCGCCGAAATGATCGCATCCTCGTCGAGCCTGGCCATCGGCTCGGTCAGCACATGGCGCCCGTCGCGAAACACGGTGACGCGGCTGGCCAGATGCATGACCTCGTCGATGCGGTGCGAGATGTAGACGATGGCGACACCGCTCTCGGCAAGCTGGCGGATGATGCGGAACAGCCGCTGGCATTCGGCCGGCGACAGCGCCGAGGTCGGCTCATCCATGATCAGGATGCGTGCCGACATCGACAGCGCCTTGGCGATCTCGACCAGCTGCTGCTCGCCGACGCGCAGGGCGCCGACGCGGGCTTGCGGATCGAGTTCGATGCCGAGCCGCTGCAACAAAGCACCCGCCGCGCGGCTGCTCGCCTTGCGGTCGACGATCAGCCCGGCAATCAGTTTCTCCCGGCCGAGGAAGATGTTGTCGGCGACGCTGAGTTCGGGCACCAGGTTGAGCTCCTGGTGGATGATGGCGATGCCGGCATCCTCGGCGTCGCGCACGCCGGCGAAGCTGACGGGGCGGCCATCGACGCTGACTTTGCCTTCATAGCCGGTGTAGACGCCGGAGAGGATCTTCATCAACGTCGACTTGCCGGCGCCGTTCTCGCCCATCAAGGCATGAACCTCGCCGCGTCGCAGCTCGAAGCCGACATCGACCAGGGCGGCTATGCCGCCGAAGCTCTTGGAGATGCGCTCGGCGCTCAGAACGGTGTCTGACCGATCCGCCGCATTGTGCTCCGGGGAAAGGGAACTCGCGTGTTCCATGACAATGGCGGCCTCCCTTCCGTCGTCGTCAACTTCCCGCAAACGCTAATCTAAACGTTTCGATCGTGTCAAGCCGATATCCAGTGACGGAAGTTTGATGCAATTCGATTCTTGCTAAAAAAGACGGCATTCCGTAGGTATTGGCAGCGAGGGGTGACGAAACGTTTCGAAAATGACAGCGTCAGGGCGAAAAAAGCAGCGTAAATCCACCGCACCCACAATGCTTCATGTGGCTGAGGCGGCGCGTGTCTCGGTCGCCACCGTGTCTGCGTTGATCAACGGCACGGCGACGGTCAGCCCGGAACTCAGCCAGCGCATCGAACAGGCGATCCGCGATATCGGCTACAAGCGCAATGCGATCGCCCGCAGCCTGAAGATGGGCACGACCCGCACCATCGGGCTGACCGTGCCGCACATCACCAACCCATTCTTCACCGATGTCGTCTCGGTCATCCAGCAGGCCTTCGACCGAGCCGGTTATGCAGTCATGCTGTGCTGTACGGACGAGGATCTGAACACCCAGGACGACCAGATCCGGCTGCTGCTCGACCGCATGGTCGACGGGCTGATCGTGGCGCGCGTCGGCGACGGCGCGATCCTCAAGGGGATCGTAGACGATGCCAATGTGCCGGTCGTGCTGCTCGACCGCATCTGCGAGGGCGTCGACACCGATACCGTGGTGCTCGACAACCAGCGCGCGGTGTTCGACGCCATCACCTATCTGATCAACCTTGGCCATCGGCGCATCGGCTACATCACCGGCACATCGGACATTTCGCCGATGCATGACCGCATGGCGGGATACCGCGAGGCGCTTCACGCCGCCAGCCTGCCGATCGCGGAGGAGTTGATCCGCTTCGGCAATTTCCACGAGATCGACGGCTACAACGCCACCATGCAGATGCTGTCCTCGCGCGATCGGCCAAGCGCGATTTTTTCCGCCAACAACCCGATGGTGATCGGCACCATGAAGGCGATCCGCGACATCGGCCTGTCCTGCCCGGAGGACATTTCGGTTGCCTGCTTCGACGATTTTCCATGGTCCGACGTGTTCCAGCCGCAGCTGACCACTGTCGCCCAGCCGGTGCAGGCGATCGGCGAACAGGCGGCCAACCTGCTTCTCGATCGTCTCGCCGGCAACAGGGACGCGCCGCCACGCAAGCTGGTGCTCAAGGGCCGGCTGATGATCCGCAATTCATGCCGCCCGCTCGGGACGATGGCGCAGAGTGTGAGCGCCTAGTTTTTCGGATGGAACCTTGGAGAGGCTGGCGGGACAGCGCCCCCCTCTGTCCTGCCGGACATCTCCCCCACTTGGGGGAGATTGCAGCCGCGACGGCGCGCCCATTCCTGCAACGGTGACGATTGGCGAAAGCGGCGATAACGGCCGATCTCCCCACCCGTGGGGGAGATGTCCGGTAGGACAGAGGGGGGCGCGAAGGATCGCTACAGAACGGCTTTCAGCCGTGCCACTGCTATATCGCCGCGCCGAAGAGCTAAGGCTTGAACGCTTCCGAACAAAGCGCGTGCAGTTTCGGGAAGACGCCCTTGCCGCCGGTGATGACCAGCGTTCCGTCCTGCAGCACCGTCTTCGGATCGGGTTTCACGACCGTGCCGCCGGCTTCTTCGACCAGAAGCATGCCGGCGATGCAATCCCAGGCGTTCATGTGTTCCTCCACATACCCCAAGAGCCGGCCCGAGGCCACATAGGCCAGCATCAGGGCGCCGGACGCATTGCGGAAGAAGACGCCGCCTTCGGCCAGGAGCATTCGGATCAGCACGGCGATGTTCTCGGCCTCGGCCCGGTTCGAAAACCCGGTTCCGACCGACCCTTCTTCCAGGCCGGTGGCCGCACTGGTCCTGATCGGCCGGCCGTTGACGAAGGCGCCGCCGCCGAGCCTGCCGTGAAACGTCTCGCCGGTCGACGGCTCATGGATGACGCCAACCACGGCCTCCCCGTCCCTGGCGCAGGCAATCACCACGCACCAGGCCGGAATGCCGCGCACGAAATTGGCGGTGCCGTCGATGGGGTCGATGACCCAGACATAGCCTGTCTGGCCGGCAACCGAGGCATGTTCCTCACCGACGATGCCGTCTTGCGGGTAGTCCGCGGCAATCGCGGCGCGGATGAACAGTTCGACCTCGCGGTCACCGTCCGAGACCAGATCCTGATGACCCTTGCTCTCGATGGTCAGGTTTTCCAGATCGCGAAAATATTTGAGCCCGAGCTCGCCGGCACGCCGCGCCAGATCGATGGCAAACTGCGTGCGGGCGTCATGGTCATTGTTCACGGGGGCGCTCTATCTTGCGGAAGGGTGCCCCGCCTTTAGCAGAGGCGGACCGCACCTTCCAAGTCAAGAGTGTCTCGTGCCAGATTGTCAGGCCGCTCGCGACAGCGATTTATGGGCCTCGGCCAGTATCTCGAACGACCGCACCCGCGCCGCATGATCAAACATCTGCGCGGTGACCATCAGCTCGTCTGCACCGGTGCGGCGCACGAAGGCATCGATGCCTTGCCGGACCGTTTCCGGGGAGCCGACGACGGCGCAGGACAAGGCCTGGCCGAGCATGGTCTTGGCCATCGGATCGAGATCGCGGTCATAGTTCTCGACAGGTGGCGGCAGCCGGCCGGCCCGGCCGGTGCGAAGATTGACGAAAGCCTGCTGCAACGAGGTGAACAGCAAACGTGCCTCGGCGTCGGTTGGCGCGGCAAAGACGTTGAGGCCGAGCATGACATGCGGCTTGTCGAGCTGCTCCGACGGCTGGAAGCGCGAGCGGTAGACGTCCAGCGCGTGATCCAGCTCCGCCGGCGCGAAATGCGAGGCGAAGGCGTAGGGCAGGCCGAGCATGGCGGCGAGCTGCGCGCCGTAGAGGCTGGAGCCGAGGATCCAGACCGGCACGTTCTGGCCTTCGCCGGGCACGGCGCGGATGCGCTGGCCTTCCTCGGCCGGCTGGAAATAGCCCATCAGCTCGACGACATCCTGCGGGAAATTGTCGACGCCAGCTTCAAGATTACGGCGCAGCGCCCGCGCGGTGCCCATGTCGGTGCCGGGCGCCCGGCCGATGCCGAGATCGATGCGGCCCGGATGCAAGGCGGCCAGCG is part of the Mesorhizobium loti genome and encodes:
- a CDS encoding sugar ABC transporter ATP-binding protein; the protein is MEHASSLSPEHNAADRSDTVLSAERISKSFGGIAALVDVGFELRRGEVHALMGENGAGKSTLMKILSGVYTGYEGKVSVDGRPVSFAGVRDAEDAGIAIIHQELNLVPELSVADNIFLGREKLIAGLIVDRKASSRAAGALLQRLGIELDPQARVGALRVGEQQLVEIAKALSMSARILIMDEPTSALSPAECQRLFRIIRQLAESGVAIVYISHRIDEVMHLASRVTVFRDGRHVLTEPMARLDEDAIISAMVGRNLLASRQEERHSGGKIVLSVENLSLSKPDAHGWRTVIDGVGFDLAAGEILGIGGLLGSGRTEILEAIFGSSDGRTGGEIQVDGRPVDIRSPRDARRLGIALVTEDRKTQGLHLQASITDNVALPLVGSLARFGIRSLAGEQGLARQAVKALGIRCRDIDQPAGTLSGGNQQKVVIGKWLATRPRVLLLDEPTRGIDVGAKREIYDLIFKLARDGLAIAVISSELPELLHLSDRILVMADGRQTGILSRDAASEEAIMRLAAPRRTISRPAA
- a CDS encoding LacI family transcriptional regulator; amino-acid sequence: MLHVAEAARVSVATVSALINGTATVSPELSQRIEQAIRDIGYKRNAIARSLKMGTTRTIGLTVPHITNPFFTDVVSVIQQAFDRAGYAVMLCCTDEDLNTQDDQIRLLLDRMVDGLIVARVGDGAILKGIVDDANVPVVLLDRICEGVDTDTVVLDNQRAVFDAITYLINLGHRRIGYITGTSDISPMHDRMAGYREALHAASLPIAEELIRFGNFHEIDGYNATMQMLSSRDRPSAIFSANNPMVIGTMKAIRDIGLSCPEDISVACFDDFPWSDVFQPQLTTVAQPVQAIGEQAANLLLDRLAGNRDAPPRKLVLKGRLMIRNSCRPLGTMAQSVSA
- a CDS encoding inositol monophosphatase, which produces MNNDHDARTQFAIDLARRAGELGLKYFRDLENLTIESKGHQDLVSDGDREVELFIRAAIAADYPQDGIVGEEHASVAGQTGYVWVIDPIDGTANFVRGIPAWCVVIACARDGEAVVGVIHEPSTGETFHGRLGGGAFVNGRPIRTSAATGLEEGSVGTGFSNRAEAENIAVLIRMLLAEGGVFFRNASGALMLAYVASGRLLGYVEEHMNAWDCIAGMLLVEEAGGTVVKPDPKTVLQDGTLVITGGKGVFPKLHALCSEAFKP
- a CDS encoding LLM class flavin-dependent oxidoreductase; its protein translation is MTDLSVLDLSPIIEGSDASQSLANSLDLARHAERLGYKRFWLAEHHNMPGIASAATAVVIAHVAGGTKTIRVGAGGIMLPNHAPLVIAEQFGTLAALHPGRIDLGIGRAPGTDMGTARALRRNLEAGVDNFPQDVVELMGYFQPAEEGQRIRAVPGEGQNVPVWILGSSLYGAQLAAMLGLPYAFASHFAPAELDHALDVYRSRFQPSEQLDKPHVMLGLNVFAAPTDAEARLLFTSLQQAFVNLRTGRAGRLPPPVENYDRDLDPMAKTMLGQALSCAVVGSPETVRQGIDAFVRRTGADELMVTAQMFDHAARVRSFEILAEAHKSLSRAA
- a CDS encoding ABC transporter permease, whose translation is MTALKLLSRTKLYWGLIAIFLIGVLGSPMSSKGNNIFLSYGNLLDVLRQVSTTGLIATGMTAVIITGGIDLSVGSLMAICSVVCAMLLTVPGVTPGVVLGVPTVALVALCIGFVVTRFIFQNLAKSRAGADLVREIRLDGVRGLVTPAVVGVVLCSLSLWFLLPQIEPKFGVLGVLLVAPCVGLLFGALNGFIIVAGRLQPFIVTLAMMVTALGIARLTAGQNNAVLPVYTGSNATADFEILRSLVFGVIPMPGLFFLGAILIYGAVLRFTPFGRYVYAIGGNEEAARLSGIAAGRVKIATYAISGLLAGIAAVLYVAQYRQGKPDAGAGLELDAIAAVVIGGTSLMGGRGSLIGTFCGVLIFGLLSNILQLHNINSNLQLVLKGMIIIGTVLVQERNAGDLLAYLRLPGGQTAHKETAAAKRPSQETPSLNLGGNKNETT